A window of Pseudomonadota bacterium contains these coding sequences:
- a CDS encoding carboxyl transferase domain-containing protein, which produces MSSYDEPLKELQKRREFALAMGKPEALKKMKDEGLLNARERLDYILDKDTFVEIGQLALGAREEHRHRTPADGKVGGFGKIDGRMVGIVSNDFATMGASSALNNLKKMKYIKDQGTKRGFPLLFVGSSSGSRMPDRMGAPGRLIIAQDPAEYRRLRKSPWAVAQLGSCYGSSTWYACMADYVVMRKGATMAVASSRVTSLAINQPVTDEDLGGWRMHTRVSGLVDEAFNSDEECLDALKRYLSFMPSHSKEAPPIAPVPKGSDDPVEGIMEIVPSDRKKVYNMRHVIEVLADKNSLFETKPSWGKSVITALGRLNGQTVGFLGNNPMYKGGAADPDGCAKATGFLVHCDSFNIPIVMLVDVPGFLIGVEGERKAAPGKIINWMNAISLTTVPKLTVVLRKSYGQAYINMGGNKNSDVFAMWPTADVGFMDPETGVNVVFGIRKEDDPEEFERCVAKLSEDAAPWEVAAMFEAQDIIDPRETRRFLINMLEVQQLRMTNGVGEHLMATWPTSIV; this is translated from the coding sequence ATGTCCAGTTACGATGAGCCACTTAAGGAGCTCCAAAAACGTAGGGAATTTGCTCTAGCAATGGGTAAGCCAGAAGCTCTGAAGAAGATGAAGGATGAGGGCTTATTGAATGCCCGGGAGCGTCTAGACTACATCTTAGATAAAGACACGTTTGTTGAGATTGGCCAACTTGCACTAGGTGCTCGCGAGGAGCATCGCCATCGGACGCCAGCCGATGGCAAGGTGGGAGGTTTTGGGAAGATAGACGGGCGTATGGTCGGCATTGTCTCAAACGATTTTGCTACCATGGGAGCATCCAGTGCTCTCAATAATTTAAAAAAAATGAAATACATAAAAGATCAGGGAACAAAACGTGGCTTTCCGCTCCTATTTGTTGGCTCATCATCCGGTTCGCGCATGCCGGATCGTATGGGTGCGCCAGGCAGACTGATAATAGCGCAAGACCCTGCAGAATATAGACGTTTGCGCAAGAGTCCATGGGCGGTGGCGCAACTAGGGAGTTGTTATGGCTCTTCTACTTGGTATGCTTGCATGGCAGATTATGTTGTCATGCGTAAAGGGGCAACAATGGCTGTTGCATCAAGTCGGGTAACATCGCTCGCAATCAACCAGCCGGTTACTGATGAAGACCTCGGTGGTTGGCGCATGCATACGCGGGTAAGTGGCCTTGTAGATGAAGCTTTTAATTCTGATGAAGAATGCCTTGATGCGCTTAAACGATATTTGTCCTTTATGCCGAGCCACAGTAAGGAAGCACCGCCCATTGCTCCAGTGCCTAAAGGATCGGATGATCCAGTAGAGGGAATCATGGAGATTGTTCCGAGCGACCGTAAAAAAGTTTACAACATGCGGCACGTTATAGAGGTTTTAGCAGACAAAAATAGCCTATTTGAAACAAAGCCCTCTTGGGGCAAATCAGTTATTACTGCGCTTGGCCGTTTGAATGGGCAGACCGTAGGGTTTTTAGGCAATAATCCCATGTATAAAGGTGGAGCTGCAGATCCAGATGGTTGTGCAAAGGCTACAGGTTTTCTGGTTCATTGTGACAGCTTTAATATTCCTATTGTGATGTTGGTTGATGTCCCAGGTTTCTTAATTGGTGTCGAAGGTGAGAGAAAAGCAGCGCCTGGAAAAATCATTAATTGGATGAATGCAATTTCGTTAACAACCGTCCCAAAGCTCACTGTCGTACTCCGGAAAAGTTACGGGCAAGCATATATTAATATGGGAGGCAACAAAAACTCCGATGTTTTCGCGATGTGGCCTACGGCTGATGTAGGCTTTATGGACCCTGAAACGGGCGTAAACGTTGTTTTTGGGATTCGCAAAGAAGATGATCCAGAGGAATTTGAGCGTTGCGTAGCAAAGCTATCGGAGGATGCTGCTCCATGGGAAGTCGCTGCTATGTTCGAAGCGCAGGATATTATTGATCCTCGGGAAACTCGTAGATTTTTAATCAATATGCTTGAGGTGCAGCAACTTCGAATGACCAACGGGGTCGGAGAGCATCTTATGGCAACTTGGCCGACGAGTATTGTTTGA
- a CDS encoding acetate--CoA ligase family protein, translating to MYEQRVSSEILSVARFQKRLSLSEHAAKLCLETYGVPVPNSVVVSTADEGMRACKKLSAPFAVKGMSQDILHKSDVGAVKIHLNDAAAVAKGITEISTILVQHTDKIDGYLVEEMAPPGHEIIIGGIHDPYFGPLVMVGMGGVFVEIFEDIAFGICPINSNDASQMIDTLKSSAILAGARGAEKADRESIISVMLAIGGEDGLMINHTNEISQIEINPLVVSSVGAVAADARVILHRESMRVQKEEGLMRNELVAAKFKPLFEPQTIAVVGASSSKPNRLNNYIEWVRDFGFQGQIYPIHPSATLIDGTPAYKSLGDTPKPVDYAVVGVPAEKVIGVIEKGAGNCKFAHVIASGFGEKGTPEGNRLNDDLVAAAKRAKTHILGPNCNGGHSPRASFTFVNGISSELGTVGCISQSGGLGIDVLRQGETRGIRFSGLMTVGNAVDIGPTDLLEFYLCDPFTKVVGMYIEGLDQGGKFFELLKRNNGEKPVVLLKGGRTHLGQQAAESHTGALAGDAKVWNALERQTGAIMVDTLEEYLDVLLAFQMISIRPKKPTTNAAIFGNGGGTSVLAVDYFAERGISVDRFHKKTQTRLASLGLPPGCALNNPIDTPGGSIRVENGAMAERIMEIVYANEDIHAFIMHLNIPVLMRQVMTGQDLLKNLMDGADRVESRYRGRTHFLLVLRSDGRAETDDKKRFARKWALSKGYPVFDELTNAGNALSAISKHELFCANRRKRD from the coding sequence ATGTATGAGCAACGGGTTTCCTCAGAAATTCTCTCGGTCGCCCGTTTCCAAAAACGACTTTCTCTAAGCGAGCACGCCGCGAAACTGTGTCTTGAGACATACGGGGTCCCCGTGCCAAATTCGGTAGTTGTTTCAACTGCCGATGAGGGTATGCGAGCATGTAAAAAGTTAAGCGCGCCTTTTGCTGTGAAAGGTATGTCGCAGGATATTCTTCACAAATCAGATGTTGGTGCTGTCAAAATACATTTGAATGATGCTGCTGCTGTGGCTAAAGGAATCACAGAAATCTCGACAATACTTGTTCAGCATACCGATAAGATTGATGGATATTTAGTAGAGGAGATGGCGCCGCCCGGGCACGAAATAATTATTGGTGGCATTCACGACCCCTATTTTGGACCACTCGTAATGGTTGGGATGGGTGGAGTTTTTGTAGAAATTTTTGAAGACATTGCTTTTGGTATTTGCCCGATTAATTCTAATGATGCTTCGCAAATGATCGATACCCTAAAGTCCTCGGCCATCCTTGCCGGAGCCCGTGGCGCTGAGAAGGCTGACCGGGAGTCCATTATCTCTGTAATGCTAGCCATCGGAGGAGAGGATGGATTGATGATAAATCACACAAACGAAATCTCTCAGATAGAAATCAATCCGTTAGTCGTTTCTTCGGTTGGAGCTGTTGCCGCGGATGCCCGAGTGATTCTCCACAGGGAGAGTATGAGGGTACAGAAAGAAGAGGGGTTAATGCGAAACGAATTAGTGGCAGCAAAGTTCAAGCCGTTATTCGAACCACAAACCATTGCTGTTGTTGGTGCTTCATCGAGTAAGCCCAACCGGCTTAACAACTACATCGAATGGGTGCGCGATTTTGGCTTTCAGGGTCAAATATATCCCATTCATCCTTCAGCAACATTGATTGATGGGACTCCGGCATACAAATCGCTTGGTGATACACCGAAGCCCGTCGATTACGCTGTGGTGGGTGTTCCTGCGGAAAAAGTTATCGGAGTGATTGAAAAGGGTGCGGGTAACTGTAAGTTTGCACACGTAATAGCGTCAGGGTTTGGCGAAAAAGGGACGCCGGAGGGTAACAGATTAAATGATGATCTTGTTGCAGCTGCAAAGAGAGCAAAAACGCATATACTTGGACCAAATTGTAATGGCGGTCATTCACCGCGTGCTTCTTTTACCTTCGTAAACGGCATCTCCTCGGAGCTCGGAACAGTTGGCTGCATTTCCCAGAGTGGGGGCCTAGGAATTGATGTACTTAGGCAGGGAGAGACAAGGGGCATACGCTTTAGCGGCTTAATGACTGTTGGGAATGCTGTAGACATAGGGCCAACGGATCTACTGGAGTTTTATCTTTGCGATCCGTTCACTAAAGTCGTCGGTATGTATATCGAGGGTTTGGACCAGGGAGGGAAATTCTTTGAGTTACTGAAACGAAATAATGGAGAGAAACCTGTTGTATTGCTCAAGGGTGGACGCACGCATCTTGGCCAGCAAGCTGCTGAGTCGCACACAGGTGCTCTTGCGGGAGACGCAAAAGTTTGGAACGCGCTAGAGCGCCAAACTGGTGCCATTATGGTAGACACGCTTGAAGAATACCTTGATGTTTTGTTAGCATTTCAAATGATATCAATAAGACCCAAAAAGCCCACAACCAATGCGGCAATTTTTGGTAATGGAGGCGGCACCAGCGTTTTGGCTGTTGATTACTTCGCTGAGAGAGGCATTAGTGTTGACAGGTTCCACAAAAAAACTCAGACCAGATTAGCTTCTCTCGGCCTGCCGCCGGGTTGCGCTCTCAATAACCCAATTGATACACCAGGTGGCAGCATTCGGGTTGAGAATGGAGCAATGGCTGAACGTATAATGGAAATCGTTTATGCTAACGAGGATATCCATGCATTCATTATGCATCTTAATATCCCTGTGTTAATGCGACAGGTAATGACAGGACAGGATTTACTCAAAAACTTGATGGATGGAGCGGATAGAGTAGAGAGCAGGTATCGAGGGAGAACGCACTTTTTACTCGTTCTAAGATCTGATGGAAGAGCAGAAACGGATGATAAGAAACGTTTTGCGCGCAAATGGGCTTTATCAAAAGGCTACCCGGTGTTTGATGAGCTTACGAATGCGGGTAATGCCCTCTCAGCGATAAGTAAGCACGAGTTATTCTGCGCAAATCGACGAAAAAGAGATTAA
- a CDS encoding 3-oxoadipyl-CoA thiolase, with product MLDAYIYDGKRTPFGRYSGSLSSVRPDDLLGSVIKTIVEENPVNPDDIDDVYVGCGNQGGEDSRCVARHAALSAGLPTTTPGVVFQRNCASGLTAISTAAQSITAGEGDFFIAGGVESMSRAPFVVGKADTAFNRQFNVFDSTIGSRFPNKKIVDQFGDDSMPQTADNLAEEFQITREEADLFALASQNKYEAAEKDGFFADEIDSVTYDGGRKIGEITVSDDEHPRRGSTMDGLSRLRELNKGGVTTAGNASGVNDGAVAMIIGSQKLGEQTGMKPIARILASASAGVEPRIMGFGPVPASQKALQRAGLELKDMDIIEINEAFAAQVLACLRGFNLDLDDSRVNPNGGAIALGHPLGASGPRIALTAARELHRRDGKYALVSLCVGVGQGAAMIMERCN from the coding sequence ATGCTGGATGCTTACATTTATGACGGTAAACGAACTCCATTTGGCCGTTATAGTGGTTCGCTTTCGAGTGTGCGCCCCGATGATCTGCTTGGAAGTGTTATAAAAACCATTGTTGAGGAAAATCCGGTTAATCCAGATGATATTGATGATGTTTACGTCGGTTGTGGTAATCAAGGCGGAGAAGACTCTAGGTGTGTAGCTCGTCATGCAGCTCTATCAGCAGGCCTTCCTACCACAACTCCAGGTGTTGTTTTTCAGCGAAATTGCGCAAGCGGGCTTACAGCCATTTCTACGGCAGCTCAATCCATAACAGCTGGTGAAGGCGATTTCTTTATTGCTGGTGGTGTGGAGAGCATGAGCCGAGCCCCCTTTGTCGTTGGGAAAGCAGATACGGCCTTTAATCGTCAGTTTAACGTTTTTGATAGCACTATTGGATCGCGCTTCCCTAATAAAAAAATAGTCGATCAGTTTGGGGATGATAGCATGCCCCAGACAGCCGATAACTTGGCTGAGGAGTTTCAAATAACTAGGGAGGAGGCTGACTTATTTGCGCTTGCTTCACAAAACAAATATGAAGCGGCGGAAAAGGATGGTTTTTTTGCGGATGAAATTGATTCAGTAACATACGATGGCGGACGGAAGATTGGGGAAATAACAGTAAGTGATGATGAACATCCGCGTCGTGGTTCGACTATGGATGGGCTTTCAAGATTGCGAGAGCTTAATAAGGGGGGAGTTACCACAGCTGGCAATGCGTCCGGCGTAAATGATGGAGCTGTCGCTATGATTATTGGATCTCAGAAGTTAGGGGAACAAACCGGCATGAAACCTATTGCCCGTATATTAGCGAGCGCTTCAGCTGGAGTTGAGCCTCGCATAATGGGCTTTGGACCAGTGCCTGCTTCCCAGAAAGCTCTCCAGCGGGCTGGCCTAGAACTGAAAGACATGGATATAATTGAGATTAATGAAGCTTTCGCTGCACAAGTGCTGGCTTGTTTGCGGGGCTTCAACCTCGATCTTGATGATAGCCGGGTGAACCCAAACGGCGGAGCAATAGCGCTTGGTCATCCTTTGGGTGCCTCCGGTCCTCGTATTGCTCTTACGGCGGCAAGAGAGTTGCACCGTCGGGATGGAAAATATGCGCTAGTAAGCCTTTGCGTTGGGGTTGGTCAGGGCGCAGCCATGATCATGGAGCGGTGCAATTAA
- a CDS encoding SDR family oxidoreductase: MKTGLRGRTVIITGASRNIGARAAELFAEEGCNLAICTSSKMRELADVASRCEEKGAEVLTMKVDVSREDQCNNFISAVVEKFGRLDVLVNNAVFRSEGDLLTMDVKNWHRNIEVNINGPFFMCRASVPHMIEKQWGRIINFSGHSPYIGHYPGKSMAKIAIVGFTRGCANELGKHNITANCIAPGHIDVERDDFQAAGKKVLPSQPIQTAGDCDTIANLMLLLASESSFYITGQCYHANGGSYYQ, translated from the coding sequence ATGAAGACCGGACTTAGGGGGCGAACAGTAATAATAACCGGTGCTAGCCGTAATATCGGTGCTAGGGCAGCTGAGCTTTTCGCCGAAGAGGGCTGCAACCTGGCAATCTGTACAAGCTCAAAAATGCGAGAGCTAGCTGATGTAGCATCGAGATGCGAAGAAAAAGGAGCTGAGGTGCTTACCATGAAGGTTGATGTTTCTCGGGAGGACCAATGTAATAATTTTATTTCTGCGGTAGTAGAGAAATTTGGAAGGTTGGATGTTCTTGTCAACAATGCAGTTTTTAGGTCTGAGGGCGATTTACTTACAATGGATGTAAAAAATTGGCATCGCAATATTGAGGTTAATATCAACGGGCCATTTTTTATGTGCCGTGCTTCAGTGCCTCACATGATTGAAAAACAGTGGGGGCGTATCATAAATTTCTCTGGGCATTCCCCATACATTGGCCATTATCCGGGTAAAAGTATGGCAAAAATTGCAATCGTTGGTTTTACTCGTGGGTGCGCAAACGAGTTAGGCAAGCACAACATAACAGCGAATTGTATTGCGCCCGGCCATATAGACGTCGAGCGCGACGATTTTCAGGCTGCCGGAAAGAAAGTATTACCAAGTCAGCCAATTCAAACAGCCGGAGATTGCGATACTATTGCTAATTTAATGCTCCTGTTAGCATCAGAGAGCTCATTCTACATCACCGGACAATGTTATCATGCTAATGGTGGGTCTTATTATCAATAG
- a CDS encoding 3-hydroxyacyl-CoA dehydrogenase has translation MDASKEDLLIGVCGAGAMGRGIVQVASVGGIRVKVFDINNEQLEEALKFIDNMLGRAVEKGRMEEKARQDAVSRIELVGAISDLSDCEIVIEAATENLEIKKKIFAEIEDVVSDSTIIATNTSSLSVTTIASACKRPERIAGFHFFNPVPLMKLVEVIDGVLTEPYVGDQLMVLGSRMTREPVRLKDAPGFLVNQVGRGYNVETQHLQAECVGEFVELDRILRDGAGFRMGPFELMDLTGLDVTHPASELIYRQFFDEPRYRPSPVMQSRMEAGILGRKTSRGYYVYENGKKVEPERASIPEYDGGPVWISKAEPDGHAALSDVASKCGAKIVTGDTPPDGALILVTPVGQEVTQAAVEQGLDATRTLGVDYLVGLGTHRTVVSNPATSLEYRDRALGLLNNDGVGATAVRDCPAFVCQRVLATICNIGCQIAQLGTAEPEDIDKAVVLGLNYPSGPLSFGETLGPKNILKILEGLYSSYGDPRYRPSPWLRRRAMLGLSLFDKEI, from the coding sequence GTGGATGCAAGCAAAGAAGATTTGTTAATTGGGGTTTGTGGTGCTGGGGCTATGGGACGTGGAATAGTCCAAGTGGCCAGCGTGGGCGGCATTCGAGTCAAAGTCTTTGACATAAATAATGAGCAGCTCGAGGAAGCATTGAAGTTTATTGATAATATGCTTGGTAGGGCAGTTGAAAAAGGGCGTATGGAGGAAAAAGCCAGACAGGATGCTGTTTCGCGTATAGAGTTGGTTGGCGCCATATCAGACTTGAGTGATTGCGAGATAGTCATTGAGGCAGCGACTGAGAATTTAGAAATCAAAAAGAAAATTTTTGCTGAAATAGAAGATGTCGTATCAGACAGTACTATAATCGCAACAAATACCTCTTCATTGTCAGTGACAACTATCGCCTCAGCATGCAAGAGGCCAGAACGAATTGCCGGGTTCCATTTTTTCAACCCTGTTCCTTTGATGAAACTAGTCGAGGTGATCGACGGTGTATTAACAGAACCGTATGTTGGCGACCAGTTAATGGTTCTAGGATCTAGAATGACACGAGAGCCCGTCCGCCTAAAAGATGCGCCTGGTTTTCTCGTGAATCAGGTAGGTAGAGGCTACAATGTTGAGACGCAGCATTTGCAGGCAGAATGCGTAGGTGAGTTTGTTGAACTTGATCGAATTCTACGTGATGGCGCTGGTTTCCGGATGGGGCCATTTGAATTAATGGATTTGACAGGTCTTGATGTCACTCACCCAGCTTCAGAATTGATATATCGTCAATTTTTCGATGAACCAAGGTATAGGCCATCACCGGTCATGCAATCCCGAATGGAGGCCGGTATTCTTGGACGAAAGACAAGTCGTGGGTACTATGTTTACGAAAATGGAAAGAAGGTGGAGCCCGAAAGGGCAAGCATTCCAGAGTACGATGGTGGCCCGGTTTGGATTAGTAAAGCTGAGCCAGATGGGCACGCTGCGTTGAGCGATGTTGCAAGTAAGTGCGGTGCTAAAATAGTCACTGGCGATACCCCACCCGACGGAGCTTTAATTCTAGTTACTCCTGTTGGACAAGAGGTCACCCAGGCGGCAGTAGAGCAGGGGTTGGATGCTACCAGAACACTGGGTGTTGATTATCTTGTTGGGCTTGGGACGCACCGCACAGTCGTTAGTAATCCAGCAACAAGCCTTGAATATCGTGATAGAGCTCTTGGATTGCTGAATAATGATGGTGTCGGTGCTACGGCTGTACGAGATTGCCCGGCTTTCGTTTGTCAACGTGTGCTTGCTACTATCTGTAATATCGGCTGCCAGATCGCTCAGCTAGGTACAGCGGAGCCAGAGGATATAGACAAAGCAGTAGTGCTGGGATTGAATTATCCATCTGGTCCGCTGTCATTCGGTGAAACATTAGGACCAAAGAATATTTTAAAAATTCTTGAAGGACTTTACAGCTCGTATGGCGATCCGCGTTATCGGCCAAGCCCCTGGCTTCGGCGTCGCGCCATGCTCGGGCTATCGCTATTTGATAAAGAAATTTAA
- a CDS encoding acyl-CoA dehydrogenase family protein, producing MKFSLSDHQEAIKESVAKLCGDFGDDYWLRHDESGKFPDRFFKEMAKAGWLGIAMPEEYGGAGLGVTEAALLMHEVAYSGAMSAASAIHINIFGPHAIVVHGSAEQKARWLPGLIRGDWLSCFGVTEPDVGLDTKRITTRAEKDGDTYLISGRKIWTSTAQDASKILLIARTSPIEDCVNPIDGLSLFYTDLDREYCEVREISKMGRKAVDSNTVFIDALRVPEADRIGEEGKGFRYLLDSLNPERILIAAEGIGIGRSALARAAKYAGERTVFDRPIGQNQAIQHPLAESWCELEAAWLVTMQAAWLYDNGQDCGAQANAAKYLAGEAGFRACERAVMSHGGMGYAKEFHVERLLREVLICRIAPVTPHLILSHIAERVLDLPKSY from the coding sequence ATGAAGTTCTCATTATCCGATCACCAAGAGGCAATAAAAGAGAGTGTTGCTAAGCTTTGTGGCGACTTTGGTGACGACTATTGGCTGCGTCATGATGAAAGTGGAAAATTTCCAGACCGATTTTTCAAAGAAATGGCCAAAGCGGGCTGGCTTGGTATTGCAATGCCAGAGGAATATGGGGGGGCTGGGCTAGGTGTAACTGAGGCGGCATTATTAATGCACGAAGTGGCATATTCAGGCGCGATGAGTGCGGCCTCAGCAATCCACATAAATATTTTTGGCCCTCATGCCATAGTTGTCCATGGCAGTGCTGAGCAAAAAGCACGATGGTTACCCGGGTTAATAAGAGGTGATTGGCTCTCATGCTTTGGTGTTACTGAGCCCGATGTCGGACTCGATACTAAACGTATTACAACACGAGCCGAAAAAGATGGTGATACTTATTTAATCAGCGGTCGTAAAATATGGACATCGACTGCGCAAGATGCATCAAAAATTCTTCTTATAGCAAGAACTTCTCCCATTGAGGACTGTGTAAATCCTATTGATGGGCTCAGCCTTTTTTATACTGATTTGGACCGTGAATATTGCGAGGTAAGGGAAATATCGAAAATGGGGCGTAAAGCCGTCGATTCTAATACGGTTTTCATAGATGCTCTGAGGGTGCCCGAGGCTGACCGGATTGGGGAAGAGGGAAAAGGCTTCCGATATTTACTTGATAGCCTTAACCCGGAACGTATTTTAATCGCTGCGGAGGGTATAGGGATTGGTCGTTCTGCCCTTGCCCGGGCTGCGAAATATGCTGGTGAACGCACTGTGTTTGATCGCCCAATAGGTCAGAATCAAGCAATACAGCATCCACTTGCAGAGAGTTGGTGCGAATTGGAAGCGGCTTGGCTCGTAACAATGCAAGCAGCATGGCTTTATGATAATGGCCAAGATTGCGGTGCGCAGGCGAATGCAGCCAAATATCTAGCAGGTGAAGCAGGTTTTCGCGCTTGTGAACGGGCGGTAATGAGCCACGGTGGAATGGGCTATGCGAAGGAGTTTCACGTTGAGCGTTTGCTGCGCGAAGTTCTTATTTGTCGCATAGCACCTGTCACACCGCATCTTATTTTGAGTCATATCGCCGAACGGGTACTCGATTTACCTAAGAGCTATTAA
- a CDS encoding NAD-dependent succinate-semialdehyde dehydrogenase: protein MYEKLELFIDGEWRQGSEGKSEDVLNPATEEVLAQCPHASIADLDQALESAERAFEEWKAKSPWDRALILKEAARLINERKQEIGQIMTQEQGKPIGDSIGEVKSASETTEWFAEEGKRAYGRLIPSRIQGQRSMVMPEPVGVSLALTPWNFPALLPVRKIAAGLAAGCPVIIKPSEETPGSGVAIVRCFVDAGVPAGVLNLVFGVPDNVSRHLIGSGRIRKMSFTGSIPVGKHLAKVAAEHLVRCTFELGGHSPVLVFDDANIDTVIKHMVPFKYRNSGQVCISPTRFYVHEKVYDDFVSRFTEAANAMQVGNGMDAKTQMGPMANGRRIVAMEEFMQDARDHNVEITTGGNRIGNQGYFWEPTVLANVPEEAMIMSKEPFGPLAPITRFEDFDDVVERANRLPYGLASYCYTSDQKRADQLAEALDTGMVGVNNFMISMPETPFSGVKESGYGYESGAEGLEVYLHHKFISQTGM, encoded by the coding sequence ATGTATGAAAAACTTGAACTATTTATTGACGGTGAGTGGCGACAAGGCAGTGAGGGGAAAAGCGAGGATGTTCTAAATCCTGCAACGGAAGAGGTACTTGCGCAGTGTCCTCATGCATCAATTGCTGATCTTGATCAGGCACTAGAAAGCGCTGAGCGTGCATTCGAGGAATGGAAGGCCAAGTCTCCTTGGGATCGGGCATTAATTTTAAAGGAAGCAGCGCGGCTTATCAACGAACGTAAGCAAGAGATCGGCCAGATAATGACACAGGAGCAGGGGAAGCCGATTGGCGATTCTATCGGAGAAGTGAAAAGCGCCTCTGAAACTACCGAATGGTTCGCGGAAGAGGGAAAACGTGCATATGGAAGATTAATACCTTCTAGAATTCAAGGGCAACGCAGTATGGTTATGCCGGAGCCGGTAGGAGTCTCTTTAGCTCTCACTCCGTGGAATTTCCCGGCCCTTTTGCCCGTGCGAAAGATTGCGGCCGGTCTTGCTGCTGGATGCCCGGTGATTATCAAACCTTCCGAAGAGACCCCAGGCTCAGGTGTTGCCATAGTGCGATGCTTCGTCGATGCAGGGGTGCCCGCGGGGGTGTTGAATTTAGTGTTTGGCGTTCCCGATAATGTGTCCCGCCATCTGATAGGCTCAGGTCGGATAAGAAAAATGAGTTTCACAGGCTCGATACCTGTAGGAAAACACCTCGCAAAGGTTGCCGCCGAACATCTGGTGCGTTGCACATTTGAACTAGGCGGGCATTCGCCTGTATTGGTTTTTGATGATGCAAATATAGATACGGTTATTAAGCATATGGTCCCCTTCAAATACCGAAATAGTGGCCAAGTTTGTATTTCGCCTACTCGCTTTTATGTGCATGAAAAGGTGTACGATGATTTTGTAAGTCGTTTTACAGAGGCGGCAAACGCAATGCAGGTGGGAAATGGTATGGACGCAAAAACGCAGATGGGACCAATGGCTAATGGTCGTCGAATAGTTGCGATGGAAGAATTTATGCAAGATGCTCGGGACCATAACGTGGAAATAACGACCGGCGGTAATCGGATTGGTAATCAGGGATACTTTTGGGAACCTACGGTTCTCGCCAATGTACCCGAAGAAGCCATGATAATGTCAAAAGAGCCATTTGGGCCCTTAGCACCGATAACTAGATTCGAAGACTTTGATGATGTTGTGGAACGTGCTAATCGGCTTCCCTACGGACTTGCATCTTATTGCTACACATCCGATCAAAAACGTGCGGATCAATTAGCAGAGGCACTTGATACAGGAATGGTTGGGGTAAATAATTTCATGATTTCGATGCCAGAGACCCCTTTTAGTGGTGTTAAGGAAAGTGGTTATGGGTATGAGAGTGGTGCAGAGGGGCTAGAAGTATATCTTCATCACAAATTTATTTCACAAACCGGCATGTAG